A part of Carassius carassius chromosome 4, fCarCar2.1, whole genome shotgun sequence genomic DNA contains:
- the LOC132139751 gene encoding leukocyte surface antigen CD53-like gives MSCLKCLKYTMCVVNFIFFICGATVFGLGIYLMTFSRYSSLLPSLQAMNIANTLFITGIIITCVSFLGFLGALKENRCLLISFFILLFILMLAELAAACLLLMYETQIDTFINEDLKKGLESSIRNRKAHNTTIDDDWDKVQTTFKCCGITNHTQWGTSVPNSCNTGKDTSYWTDGCFTKLKNTFEKNLLNTGVGVIVICIIEVLGMCFTMTLFCHISRSGLGYK, from the exons ATGTCGTGTCTGAAGTGCCTGAAGTACACCATGTGTGTGGTGAACTTCATCTTTTTT ATCTGTGGGGCTACTGTCTTCGGATTGGGCATTTATTTGATGACATTCTCCAGGTACTCTTCCTTACTCCCCAGTCTTCAGGCTATGAACATCGCAAACACTCTTTTCATCACTGGGATCATTATCACCTGCGTCTCCTTTTTGGGCTTTCTCGGAGCCCTGAAGGAAAATCGATGCCTGCTTATATCT TTCTTCATATTGTTGTTCATTCTAATGCTGGCTGAGCTGGCTGCTGCCTGCCTTTTGCTGATGTACGAGACACAG ATTGACACCTTCATTAATGAAGATCTTAAGAAAGGTTTGGAAAGTTCCATAAGGAACAGAAAAGCACACAATACCACAATTGATGATGATTGGGACAAAGTGCAAACAACA TTTAAATGTTGTGGAATTACTAACCATACACAATGGGGGACATCTGTACCGAATTCATGCAACACTGGAAAAGATACGTCATACTGGACAGAT ggTTGTTTCACAAAGCTGAAGAACACGTTTGAGAAAAACCTCTTGAACACAGGGGTTGGCGTCATTGTTATCTGCATTATTGAG GTCTTGGGTATGTGCTTCACCATGACCCTGTTCTGCCACATAAGTCGAAGTGGTTTAGgatataaatga